Proteins from a genomic interval of Cyclopterus lumpus isolate fCycLum1 chromosome 18, fCycLum1.pri, whole genome shotgun sequence:
- the vgf gene encoding neurosecretory protein VGF has product MIGYHDASSALTLLVLLTGASFLHLSTAKPINTPGDVDNPDRDAPPPGRDEETGSMQKEDAEEEEELFKDVDPKTLAAVLLEALNHSQVEQRREGGERDGMEGEMKAEMGEVKDDEAGREVRTMEGADRDRDGRQELELLMASQQKKREREEEEERLKAREEEEKMTEKVTSRTTSHAIQVQAERQPPSLDGRKENGQAAAPEQGPDSHEQGSNEEEEEQLSPEELKNLETMMKEFPRLNTATKREGDSEENQRESRGYSSYNDITPINKGNDLSMSKKKLKWQEETQKGLNFPTFRGGNFMDDFEDNNYAGGNAAQSQQPAEQQVMEEDEPHDEEEEEDEEVLSPEEEEARAKAEQEEMRRQAAEAQKAKMEEEKLADIASDMLLRYMVKQNNGNKKYSSSLSNAVEDKRSDEEQEVMEEDDIDPQTIDKLIEISNKLHLPADDVVDIISDVEKKKKKDVPPEMASRWQRPPTPLSSQFSSSNGFSASQIPTSQNSFPISKQPSPVVNLLKTWLQEKSPTKSQDLWSKPAKPLLANQNRWPKPQKPLSIKQDLWHKSPKSVWTGYPLYPYTYPSYYQRKQYPDYYPIYFPPPPRPKPRYYVPKPALTLNNFLGNSVDDTYSFPLKRRYHSWVQPRMRTPHAVLRQRPYYTGYRYQPVHIPKLRSPLRVPVIPPQQKYYYSTPAAPATTRNEDYYVDRKQQESSNRDDLEKYIQQILMKRPLLA; this is encoded by the coding sequence ATGATTGGGTACCACGATGCCTCAAGTGCCCTTACCCTCCTAGTCCTCCTGACAGGGGCTTCCTTCTTACATCTGTCCACCGCCAAGCCGATAAACACCCCTGGAGATGTCGACAACCCGGACAGAGATGCTCCTCCGCCTGGAAGAGACGAGGAGACAGGATCGATGCAGAAAGAagatgcagaggaagaggaagagctctTCAAAGATGTGGATCCCAAAACACTAGCGGCAGTTTTACTGGAGGCCCTGAATCACTCACAAGTAGAACAAAGGCGGGAGGGAGGGGAGCGCGATGGGATGGAAGGAGAAATGAAGGCTGAGATGGGGGAGGTTAAAGATGATGAAGCGGGCAGAGAAGTGAGAACAATGGAGGGGGCCGACAGAGACCGAGATGGACGACAGGAGTTGGAGCTGCTGATGGCTTCGCAGCAGAAGAagcgagaaagagaggaggaagaggagaggctgaaagctcgagaagaagaagagaagatgaCAGAAAAGGTGACCAGTCGCACCACAAGTCATGCAATCCAGGTCCAAGCAGAACGGCAGCCCCCTAGTttggatggaaggaaggagaacGGGCAGGCCGCTGCCCCCGAGCAGGGGCCAGACAGCCACGAACAAGGCAgcaacgaggaggaggaggagcaactCAGCCCCGAGGAGCTCAAGAACCTCGAGACAATGATGAAGGAGTTTCCTCGTTTGAACACGGCCACTAAGAGGGAGGGAGACTCGGAGGAAaaccagagagagagcagaggttACAGCAGCTACAACGACATCACACCAATCAACAAAGGTAACGACCTCAGCATGTCTAAGAAGAAACTGAAATGGCAGGAGGAGACGCAGAAAGGCCTGAACTTCCCAACGTTCAGGGGAGGCAATTTCATGGATGACTTCGAGGACAATAACTACGCTGGCGGTAATGCGGCACAGTCGCAGCAACCGGCAGAGCAGCAGGTGATGGAAGAAGATGAAccacatgatgaggaggaagaggaagatgaggaggtgtTGAGTcccgaggaggaagaggctcgGGCCAaagcagagcaggaggagatgaggaggcagGCGGCCGAGGCACAGAAAgccaagatggaggaggagaagctggcCGACATCGCCTCGGACATGCTGCTGCGCTACATGGTCAAACAGAACAACGGGAACAAGAAGTACAGCTCGTCCCTGTCCAACGCCGTGGAGGACAAGAGGTCCgacgaggagcaggaggtgatggaggaggacgatATCGATCCCCAGACCATCGACAAGCTTATCGAGATCTCCAACAAGCTCCACCTCCCTGCCGACGACGTGGTGGACATCATCAGCgatgtggaaaagaaaaagaagaaagacgtGCCGCCCGAGATGGCATCTCGTTGGCAACGACCTCCAACTCCACTCTCTTCCCAGTTCTCGTCATCCAATGGTTTCTCAGCATCGCAGATTCCAACCAGTCAGAATAGCTTCCCCATCTCTAAGCAACCCTCCCCAGTTGTCAATCTCCTCAAAACATGGTTACAGGAGAAATCGCCAACCAAGTCGCAGGATCTCTGGAGCAAACCTGCCAAGCCTCTGTTAGCCAATCAGAATCGTTGGCCCAAACCTCAGAAGcctctgtcaatcaaacaggaCCTCTGGCACAAATCACCCAAGTCAGTTTGGACTGGCTACCCTTTGTACCCCTACACATACCCTTCCTACTACCAGAGGAAGCAGTACCCAGACTACTACCCTATATatttccctcctccccccagacCCAAACCCCGTTACTATGTCCCCAAACCTGCTCTCACCCTCAACAACTTCCTTGGGAATTCCGTGGACGACACCTACTCTTTCCCTCTCAAACGCCGTTACCACAGCTGGGTCCAACCCCGGATGAGGACCCCTCATGCAGTCCTCCGGCAGAGGCCTTACTACACCGGCTACCGGTATCAGCCGGTACACATCCCTAAACTTCGCTCCCCTCTCCGAGTGCCTGTGATTCCGCCTCAGCAGAAATATTATTACTCAACCCCGGCGGCACCGGCAACAACGAGAAATGAAGATTATTACGTGGATAGAAAGCAGCAAGAGAGCAGCAACCGTGACGATCTGGAGAAATACATCCAGCAGATACTCATGAAGAGGCCACTGTTGGCCTGA
- the snapc2 gene encoding snRNA-activating protein complex subunit 2, with protein MKPPARKRTKPDRNLNHDPPQSPCTGTGQWRLVEQKNLLKALKTFYRVTGANGDIDYAYLKEYVPNRSISEIQSVVEYLKDNVLSLASLTLKKRRWEEKMVRKPIELWTSMASTVAGTDEEPISAAFSQMLMVSSTEPRTLRYCDPPQVHRPPTDKLVGRTVPFRPMPRVQVKVECPDTNAARPVVVLKSPGPAMGPAPFQVVRVMSSKIPPPEKQLSTTAGCSPASTPTSQSAAISCQPGAVAKILAAPAPSPQPASQTATPVTGHSTPGSGSAAVVKTLIRTPQQSPTTISTGFTSKYNSSGPHASLSFSATGQTPVTSRTDPPVPPKPPLSSPAAAFHATFGRTSKYATKDSPRMFGVKSVVDFERIYRYLSGIHQPNDDLCHLTPMESAIVLDLLMSLPEELPLLDCNKIHKHLIQVYQFLSSNADSKKAGALLKELKDGLRARDGKRTNRQQSAARTADSSDVTASGVKKLQPDGAESQSSGSGDQSGPSVDADEIGLFPALNPFMVPLKLLMRRSENTK; from the exons ATGAAGCCGCCTGCTCGTAAACGAACTAAACCAGATCGCAACCTGAACCATGACCCGCCACAGTCTCCGTGTACAGGGACCGGTCAGTGGAGGCTCGTGGAGCAGAAGAACCTCCTGAAAGCCCTGAAAACATTTTACAGAGTCACTGGAGCGAACGGAGACATCGACTACGCCTACCTGAAGGAATACGTCCCGAATCGGTCCATTTCCGAG ATCCAGTCTGTGGTGGAATATCTGAAGGACAATGTGCTCTCCTTGGCGAGCTTAAcgctgaagaagaggagatgggaggagaagatggtCCGAAAGCCTATCGAGTTGTGGACCAGCATGGCTTCTACTGTTGCAGGGACGGACGAGGAACCCATTTCCGCAGCTTTCTCTCAG ATGCTGATGGTGTCGTCCACAGAGCCTCGCACCCTCAGGTACTGTGACCCCCCTCAGGTCCACAGACCACCCACAGACAAGCTTGTTGGTCGCACCGTCCCATTTAGACCGATGCCTCGGGTGCAAGTCAAAG TTGAGTGTCCTGACACCAACGCAGCTCGTCCTGTCGTGGTACTCAAGAGTCCAGGACCAGCCATGGGTCCGGCACCGTTCCAAGTGGTTAGAGTGATGAGCAGCAAAATTCCTCCACCCGAGAAACAGCTTTCTACTACAGCTGGATGCTCACCTGCTAGCACCCCCACCTCTCAGTCTGCTGCCATCTCCTGCCAACCGGGTGCAGTAGCAAAAATACTTGCAGCACCTGCTCCATCGCCACAACCCGCCTCACAGACTGCGACCCCAGTTACAGGACACAGCACACCCGGTTCTGGCTCTGCAGCAGTGGTAAAGACTCTGATCCGAACTCCCCAGCAAAGccccaccaccatctccaccgGCTTTACATCCAAGTACAATTCATCCGGTCCTCACGcgtccctctccttctctgccaCTGGCCAAACTCCGGTCACCAGCAGGACTGACCCCCCTGTGCCCCCCAAGCCCCCGCTCTCCAGCCCTGCCGCGGCATTCCACGCCACGTTTGGTCGCACCAGCAAGTACGCCACTAAAGACAGTCCCAGGATGTTCGGCGTCAAGAGCGTGGTGGACTTCGAGAGGATCTATCGCTACCTGAGCGGCATCCACCAGCCCAATGATGACTTGTGTCATCTCACCCCCATGG AGAGTGCCATAGTGTTGGACCTGTTGATGTCTCTTCCAGAGGAGCTCCCCCTGCTGGACTGCAACAAAATTCACAAACATCTGATCCAG GTGTACCAATTTCTCTCATCCAACGCTGACTCCAAGAAGGCGGGAGCATTgttgaaggagctgaaggatgGACTCCGCGCTCGAGACGGCAAAAGAACAAACCGCCAGCAGAGCGCTGCTCGGACTGCTGACAGCAGTGATGTCACGGCCAGCGGAGTGAAGAAACTGCAGCCCGATGGAGCTGAGAGCCAATCGTCAGGGAGCGGTGACCAATCAGGGCCGTCGGTGGACGCGGATGAGATTGGACTCTTCCCCGCCCTCAACCCTTTTATGGTGCCACTGAAACTGTTGATGCGCAGGTcagaaaatactaaataa